In one window of Lewinella sp. 4G2 DNA:
- the pheS gene encoding phenylalanine--tRNA ligase subunit alpha, with protein sequence MANEVFGRVEAIIDEINGATAATAQEVEAFRIKYLGSKNTLKPLMGEMRNIPNEEKRAFGQLVNKAKQVAQEKFDQLQDAIQEAAGADAGAGLDLTAPGEPMPLGSRHPIALTMRRIISIFSRIGFNVAEGPEVEDDWHNFSAMNTPEDHPARDMQDTFYVGEQMPSGPNNTDMLLRTHTSSVQARTMENEKPPIRIIAPGRVYRNETISARSHAQFHQVEGLYIAEKVSFADMKATLLHFAREMYGDKTKIRLRPSYFPFTEPSAEMDIWWGLETEHDYRITKGTGWLEILGCGMVDPQVLINCGIDPEQYTGYAFGMGIERQAMLLYNITDIRLMFENDVRFLKQFASVL encoded by the coding sequence ATGGCAAACGAAGTTTTCGGTCGCGTAGAAGCGATCATCGATGAGATCAATGGCGCGACGGCCGCGACGGCGCAGGAAGTGGAAGCTTTCCGCATCAAGTACCTGGGCTCCAAGAACACGCTGAAGCCACTGATGGGCGAGATGCGCAACATCCCCAATGAGGAGAAGCGTGCGTTCGGCCAGCTCGTGAACAAGGCTAAGCAGGTAGCGCAGGAAAAATTCGACCAACTGCAGGACGCTATTCAGGAAGCAGCGGGCGCTGACGCAGGTGCCGGGTTGGATCTGACGGCGCCGGGTGAGCCGATGCCCCTGGGCAGCCGCCACCCGATTGCCCTGACGATGCGCCGGATCATCAGTATTTTCAGCCGCATTGGGTTCAACGTCGCCGAGGGGCCGGAAGTAGAGGACGACTGGCACAACTTCTCCGCCATGAATACGCCGGAGGACCACCCCGCCCGCGATATGCAGGATACCTTCTACGTTGGTGAGCAAATGCCTTCCGGACCGAATAATACGGACATGCTGCTGCGGACGCACACCAGTTCCGTACAGGCCCGGACGATGGAAAACGAAAAGCCACCCATCCGCATCATTGCCCCCGGCCGGGTGTACCGTAATGAGACGATCAGCGCGCGGAGCCACGCCCAGTTCCACCAGGTGGAAGGACTATACATCGCCGAAAAGGTCAGCTTTGCCGACATGAAAGCGACCCTGCTGCACTTCGCCCGCGAGATGTACGGGGACAAGACGAAAATCCGCTTGCGCCCCAGCTACTTCCCCTTCACCGAGCCGAGCGCCGAGATGGACATCTGGTGGGGCCTCGAAACAGAGCATGACTACCGCATCACTAAAGGAACCGGCTGGCTGGAGATCCTGGGCTGCGGAATGGTGGACCCCCAGGTGCTCATCAACTGCGGTATCGACCCCGAACAGTACACCGGTTACGCCTTCGGGATGGGCATCGAACGCCAGGCCATGCTGCTCTACAACATCACGGACATCCGGTTGATGTTTGAGAACGACGTTCGCTTCCTGAAGCAGTTTGCCTCCGTCCTGTAG
- the ytxJ gene encoding bacillithiol system redox-active protein YtxJ, protein MNINWQSITSIHDVEAIIERSKEVPCLILKHSTRCPISSMAMRRLEASWDLTEQEVETYYLDLIQYRAVSNFIADEFGVRHESPQALLIKNGTCVHDASHLDISVAGLKVA, encoded by the coding sequence ATGAATATCAACTGGCAGTCGATCACGAGTATCCACGACGTCGAGGCAATCATCGAACGGAGCAAAGAAGTGCCCTGTCTCATCCTTAAGCACAGTACCCGCTGCCCCATCAGCTCGATGGCGATGCGCCGGCTGGAAGCCAGCTGGGACCTCACTGAGCAGGAGGTCGAAACTTACTACCTCGACCTCATCCAGTACCGGGCCGTCTCTAATTTTATTGCGGATGAATTTGGCGTCCGCCACGAATCACCCCAGGCCCTATTGATTAAGAACGGCACTTGTGTTCACGACGCTTCTCACCTCGACATCAGCGTCGCCGGCCTCAAAGTAGCTTAG
- a CDS encoding glycosyltransferase: protein MKFGSQPLDLVIIGRSILSSVDNPSAGLYRGLINELAQHGHRTIFLEYAEPNIVQFRDMLRSPYCEVWTYASLSHLKDQYTLLIRSADIVMMGSGVQDAEDIAVWISEESRGKSIYYDTDLSRTVASLSAAQKMGDCLSCRTIVNFNLYLSTTGGPALDKLARENGLKCARPLYESIDPFDFYRTDATKTYELGFIGNYKEDRKETLGALLFEPAEYTPARNFALAGSGYPERSHWPSNLTYLEHLPASNLVDFYNRQLCTLVISRADRQEMGYTPTRRLLAAAACGVPVLTRHWEGLSSFLEPDREIYTVEDRQSVLDVLYGTDEGRRRKMGTKARERILGEHTIAHRAQELLAYLAEITD from the coding sequence ATGAAATTTGGCTCCCAACCACTGGACCTCGTCATCATCGGCCGGTCGATCCTTTCTTCGGTGGACAACCCCTCGGCGGGGCTGTACCGGGGCCTCATCAATGAACTGGCCCAGCATGGGCACCGGACGATCTTCCTAGAGTACGCCGAGCCCAACATCGTACAGTTCCGCGACATGTTGCGTTCTCCCTACTGTGAGGTGTGGACCTACGCCAGCCTCAGCCACCTAAAGGACCAGTACACGCTTCTGATCAGATCCGCCGACATTGTGATGATGGGTAGTGGCGTGCAGGATGCAGAGGACATCGCGGTCTGGATCAGCGAAGAGTCCCGGGGAAAGTCCATCTACTACGATACCGACCTCAGCCGGACGGTAGCCTCCCTTTCCGCCGCCCAGAAGATGGGGGACTGCCTGAGTTGCCGGACGATCGTCAACTTCAACCTCTACCTCAGCACCACTGGCGGCCCGGCCCTGGATAAACTGGCCCGGGAAAATGGGCTAAAGTGCGCCCGCCCCCTCTACGAATCGATCGACCCCTTCGACTTCTACCGGACGGACGCCACTAAGACCTACGAATTGGGCTTCATTGGTAACTATAAGGAGGACCGCAAGGAAACGCTCGGCGCTCTCCTTTTCGAACCCGCAGAGTACACGCCGGCCCGTAACTTCGCCCTGGCCGGCAGTGGCTATCCGGAGCGCTCACACTGGCCCTCCAACCTGACTTATTTGGAGCACCTCCCCGCCAGTAACCTGGTGGATTTTTACAACCGCCAACTCTGTACCCTCGTCATCAGCCGGGCGGACCGGCAGGAAATGGGCTATACGCCTACCCGCAGGCTGCTGGCCGCTGCGGCCTGTGGCGTACCAGTGCTTACCCGCCACTGGGAAGGGCTATCCTCCTTCCTGGAACCCGACCGTGAGATCTACACCGTGGAGGACCGGCAGAGCGTACTGGACGTCCTCTACGGCACCGACGAGGGCCGCCGCCGCAAGATGGGCACGAAGGCCCGGGAACGCATCCTCGGCGAACACACCATCGCCCACCGGGCCCAGGAGTTGCTGGCTTACCTGGCGGAGATTACGGACTAG
- a CDS encoding pyruvate dehydrogenase complex E1 component subunit beta: protein MARKLALRDALREAMSEEMRRDENVFLMGEEVAQYNGAYKVSKGMLDEFGPKRVIDTPIAELGFAGIGVGAAMNGLRPIVEFMTWNFAILAFDQIVNNAAKTLSQSGGQYNCPIVFRGPSGSAGQLAQQHSQTFESWMANTPGLKVISCIDPADAKGLLKSAIRDNDPVCIMESEMLYGYEGEVPEGEYLVPIGKAAVRREGTDVTLISYNKMVLVAMEAAEKLEAEGISCEVIDLRTIRPLDRRTIVESVKKTNRAVVVDEAWPFAGVSSEVAYEIQKAAFDYLDAPVIRVNSADTSLGYAPTFVEEYLPNADKVIRAVKEVAYVK from the coding sequence ATGGCCAGAAAATTAGCCCTGAGAGACGCCCTGCGCGAAGCGATGTCCGAAGAAATGCGGCGCGACGAAAATGTATTTTTGATGGGTGAAGAAGTCGCCCAGTACAATGGTGCCTACAAGGTGAGTAAGGGGATGCTCGACGAGTTCGGCCCCAAGCGCGTGATCGATACGCCGATCGCCGAACTCGGTTTTGCCGGTATCGGTGTTGGTGCCGCGATGAATGGCCTGCGCCCCATCGTGGAATTCATGACCTGGAACTTTGCCATCCTGGCCTTCGACCAGATCGTGAACAACGCCGCCAAGACCCTGAGCCAGAGTGGTGGCCAGTACAACTGCCCCATCGTGTTTCGCGGCCCTTCCGGTAGCGCAGGACAGCTGGCCCAGCAGCACAGCCAGACCTTCGAAAGCTGGATGGCCAACACCCCCGGCCTGAAGGTGATCTCCTGCATCGACCCCGCCGACGCGAAGGGCCTCCTGAAGAGCGCCATCCGCGATAACGACCCCGTTTGTATCATGGAGTCCGAAATGCTCTACGGTTACGAAGGCGAGGTGCCCGAGGGTGAATACCTCGTGCCGATTGGCAAGGCCGCCGTCCGCCGCGAAGGCACCGACGTGACGCTGATCAGCTACAACAAAATGGTCCTCGTAGCCATGGAGGCCGCTGAAAAATTGGAAGCCGAAGGCATTTCCTGCGAAGTGATCGACCTGCGGACCATCCGCCCCCTCGACCGCCGTACGATCGTGGAGTCCGTCAAAAAAACCAACCGCGCAGTGGTGGTGGACGAAGCCTGGCCCTTCGCCGGTGTCAGCTCCGAAGTTGCCTATGAGATCCAGAAAGCCGCCTTCGATTACCTCGACGCCCCAGTTATCCGCGTAAATAGCGCCGATACGAGCCTGGGTTACGCCCCGACTTTCGTTGAGGAATACCTCCCGAATGCGGACAAGGTGATCCGCGCGGTGAAGGAAGTGGCTTACGTGAAGTAA
- a CDS encoding DUF1800 family protein has protein sequence MTISTAPVAPAAVSGLSPYTGPWEKAQAAHLLRRCIMGPKPVEINDAVADGLDATLDKLFATPVVPAPPVNHFFPDDPYVAVGQTWVNSPRNPNVDVGPYRSNSLRGWYWNHLIDAPGTIMERLAMFWINHFGMSDVGEQRAQYQYIQLFREFGAGSYKEMIEKITVHPAMLRFLNGDYSNKWEPNENYARELLELFTIQKGPQIAPGDYTHYTEQDIKVAARILTGWRNRGMWSEEDIPVESYFFAEWHDDETDPNNPNQNIKQLSEKFGNAIIPNNDENEYKDLIAIIFDQPETARAMCREIYRFFVYYDITDAIEADVIEPLAQHMIDNDFSMESTLRLLFSSEHFYDMAVRGPIIKNPYEYMLSIARPLGGYTHLGLNLVGNENSPEIWTIYNIGRSYHWKGDSLNMDFLYPPTVAGWKAYYQTPNYYRNWISSSMLQERRRTVNSFTYGGLYTQTNDGDYDPRPFDWMGFMEALSNPADVNEVVQESIEIFLPRDLHPDQFDALKDQLLQGQEDGEWTIQWNNYLDSPFDPDTVNPLRNKIKDFYRSLFSMAEFHLQ, from the coding sequence GTGACTATATCCACTGCACCCGTTGCACCGGCTGCCGTATCCGGTCTGTCCCCCTATACCGGACCGTGGGAGAAGGCCCAGGCAGCCCATTTACTACGCCGCTGCATTATGGGCCCAAAACCCGTAGAGATTAATGATGCCGTTGCTGACGGCCTCGACGCTACCCTGGATAAGCTATTCGCGACGCCCGTCGTCCCGGCCCCACCCGTTAATCACTTCTTCCCCGATGACCCCTACGTAGCCGTGGGTCAGACTTGGGTCAATTCGCCGCGTAACCCTAACGTTGACGTCGGCCCGTACCGTTCCAATTCGCTCCGGGGTTGGTATTGGAACCACCTGATCGATGCGCCCGGTACCATCATGGAGCGTCTGGCGATGTTCTGGATCAACCACTTTGGTATGTCCGACGTCGGTGAGCAGCGCGCGCAGTACCAGTACATCCAACTCTTCCGGGAGTTTGGCGCCGGCAGCTACAAGGAGATGATCGAAAAGATCACCGTGCACCCCGCCATGCTGCGTTTCCTGAACGGTGATTACTCCAACAAGTGGGAACCCAACGAAAATTACGCCCGGGAACTCCTGGAGCTATTTACCATTCAAAAAGGTCCCCAGATTGCTCCCGGTGATTACACCCATTACACCGAGCAGGACATTAAAGTAGCGGCCCGGATTTTGACCGGTTGGCGCAACCGTGGCATGTGGAGTGAGGAGGACATCCCCGTAGAGAGCTACTTCTTCGCAGAGTGGCACGACGATGAGACGGACCCCAATAATCCGAATCAGAACATCAAGCAACTGAGCGAGAAGTTCGGGAATGCCATCATCCCCAACAACGATGAGAATGAGTATAAGGATCTCATCGCCATCATCTTCGACCAACCCGAAACGGCCCGCGCTATGTGCCGGGAGATCTACCGCTTCTTCGTGTACTACGACATTACCGACGCCATCGAGGCGGACGTTATTGAGCCCCTCGCTCAACACATGATCGATAATGACTTCAGCATGGAGTCAACGCTTCGTCTACTCTTCAGCAGCGAGCACTTTTACGACATGGCGGTTCGCGGGCCCATCATCAAGAATCCATACGAGTACATGCTCTCGATTGCCCGGCCATTAGGCGGGTACACTCACCTCGGTCTTAACCTCGTGGGCAACGAGAACTCTCCTGAGATCTGGACGATCTACAATATCGGCCGCTCTTACCACTGGAAAGGGGACTCCCTAAACATGGACTTCCTCTACCCGCCCACCGTAGCTGGCTGGAAGGCCTACTACCAAACGCCAAACTACTACCGCAACTGGATCAGCTCTTCCATGCTGCAGGAACGGCGCCGCACGGTAAATAGCTTCACCTACGGGGGACTGTACACGCAGACGAATGACGGCGACTACGACCCACGCCCCTTCGACTGGATGGGCTTCATGGAGGCGCTCAGTAATCCGGCGGACGTCAACGAAGTAGTGCAGGAGTCCATAGAGATCTTCCTACCGCGAGACTTGCACCCCGACCAATTTGATGCCCTCAAGGACCAACTCCTCCAGGGCCAGGAAGACGGCGAGTGGACGATTCAGTGGAACAACTACCTGGATAGCCCCTTCGATCCGGATACGGTGAACCCCTTGCGCAACAAGATCAAGGACTTCTACCGCTCCCTCTTCAGCATGGCTGAATTCCACCTTCAATAG
- a CDS encoding magnesium transporter CorA family protein — MISYYAYRGTRLEEVPALENDCWVHLCPPFAPDELKGVAERHELPIDFLTDPLDIDERSRYEREEENRLIVVNTPVLSREEQSEESNEGIYVTVPLGIILTGGYLITITSTEVHPVLRLFTDNKLKNIDPADQAKFVLRILENTVYRYLTCLKRLNVKRNLIEQELYESSRNRELKQLLSIEKSLVYFINALNGNELLKAKMKRTDFLRIRQDEDLTDLFEDIVIDNGQALEMAHIYTNILNGTMDAYGSIISNNLNITIQRLTLITIVLTVPMVVASFFGMNVAVPFQGQSNLLAFLGIILISILLSFGVIYYFRSKRMF; from the coding sequence ATGATCAGCTACTACGCCTACCGGGGCACGCGTTTGGAAGAAGTGCCGGCGCTGGAAAACGACTGTTGGGTACACCTCTGCCCGCCCTTTGCACCGGATGAACTCAAAGGGGTCGCCGAGCGCCACGAGCTACCGATTGACTTCCTCACGGACCCACTGGATATTGACGAACGCTCACGTTACGAACGGGAGGAAGAGAATCGCCTGATCGTAGTGAATACCCCCGTTTTGTCCCGGGAAGAGCAGTCAGAAGAATCAAATGAAGGCATTTACGTGACGGTACCACTCGGTATCATTCTCACCGGTGGCTATCTGATCACGATTACCAGTACCGAAGTGCATCCTGTCCTGCGGCTCTTTACGGATAACAAGCTTAAGAACATCGACCCCGCTGACCAGGCAAAGTTCGTACTGCGCATTCTGGAGAATACGGTTTACCGGTATTTGACCTGCCTGAAGCGGCTCAACGTAAAGCGCAATCTGATCGAGCAGGAACTGTACGAAAGCAGCCGAAATCGGGAACTTAAGCAACTCCTCAGTATTGAAAAATCTCTGGTCTACTTCATCAACGCCCTCAACGGTAATGAACTACTGAAGGCTAAAATGAAACGTACGGATTTCTTGAGAATCCGCCAGGACGAAGACCTGACGGACCTTTTTGAAGATATCGTGATTGACAATGGGCAGGCCCTGGAGATGGCGCACATCTACACCAATATCCTGAATGGCACCATGGATGCTTACGGTTCCATTATCAGTAACAACCTGAATATTACCATTCAGCGGCTTACGCTAATCACCATTGTCTTGACCGTACCGATGGTAGTAGCCTCATTTTTTGGCATGAACGTCGCGGTACCATTCCAGGGGCAGAGCAACCTGCTGGCGTTCCTGGGCATCATTCTCATTTCTATCCTGCTGAGTTTCGGAGTCATCTACTACTTCCGCAGCAAGCGCATGTTCTAA
- a CDS encoding O-antigen ligase, with translation MSRDRIETYRIYLYLLFLAGALFGLVISPPVLSIGLIGIVVLGLLDPLKGLNPKWRAEIGEWIKSPLPLALIALYVLLLLGGWQTEDWPYYLERLRIKIPLLSLPLIWPGLPTLDRKTGNLIFGGFALFLGVVLLGVFVNYGFHFAEINELISQGRPMPVPRNHIRFSLLVAMGTFFAYYAGQRKALGYQKRWWGLAGFLFVGLHLLAVRSGLAGAYAGVGVLILAEGWRRGTWWPAAVAIAGLILLPIVAYVAVPSFRTKMDYVRYELLHRDVNVDQHEYSDEGRMTSIRIGWDIFLDHPQLGIGPGNLLQETDRRYTNIGLGPKGKRPHNQFVSALAGSGLLGGIITLGSFLVLARIGFRRRDPAYLAIWTVFFLSCLVENTLENTVGVSAFALILLLVGTREPPATNEQPDAHS, from the coding sequence ATGTCGAGAGATCGGATCGAAACCTACCGGATATACCTCTACCTACTCTTCCTGGCCGGTGCCCTTTTCGGATTGGTGATCTCCCCACCCGTTCTTTCCATCGGGCTAATCGGCATCGTGGTGCTGGGCCTGCTGGACCCACTGAAGGGCCTAAATCCAAAGTGGCGGGCCGAGATTGGGGAATGGATTAAAAGTCCACTTCCCTTAGCGTTGATCGCCCTCTACGTTCTCCTACTCCTGGGCGGCTGGCAAACGGAAGACTGGCCCTACTACCTCGAACGCCTCCGCATCAAGATCCCGCTGCTGAGCCTCCCCTTGATCTGGCCGGGCCTGCCAACGTTGGACCGGAAGACCGGTAATTTGATCTTCGGCGGATTCGCTCTCTTCCTGGGCGTCGTCCTGCTGGGGGTATTCGTCAACTACGGATTTCACTTTGCGGAGATCAACGAACTCATCAGCCAGGGCCGGCCGATGCCGGTGCCGCGGAACCACATCCGATTCAGTTTGCTGGTAGCGATGGGTACGTTCTTCGCATACTACGCAGGACAACGGAAAGCGCTGGGCTACCAAAAGCGTTGGTGGGGCCTGGCCGGCTTCCTTTTTGTGGGGCTTCATCTCCTGGCCGTCCGCAGTGGGTTGGCGGGGGCGTACGCCGGGGTAGGGGTACTGATCCTGGCGGAGGGCTGGCGCCGGGGAACCTGGTGGCCCGCCGCCGTCGCCATCGCCGGATTGATCCTGCTGCCCATCGTCGCCTACGTAGCCGTCCCCAGCTTCCGGACGAAGATGGATTACGTCCGCTACGAACTCCTCCACCGCGACGTCAACGTAGACCAGCATGAGTACAGCGACGAGGGAAGGATGACCAGCATTCGCATCGGCTGGGATATTTTTTTAGACCATCCGCAGCTGGGAATTGGCCCCGGTAACCTGCTGCAGGAAACGGACCGCCGCTACACCAATATCGGTCTCGGCCCCAAGGGGAAACGACCCCACAACCAATTCGTCAGCGCCCTGGCCGGTAGCGGCCTTCTTGGTGGAATCATAACACTGGGTAGTTTCTTGGTACTGGCCCGAATAGGTTTCCGCCGGCGTGATCCGGCATACCTCGCCATTTGGACGGTCTTTTTCCTGAGTTGCCTGGTGGAGAATACGCTTGAGAATACGGTAGGGGTATCGGCTTTCGCGTTGATTTTGCTGCTCGTGGGAACCAGAGAGCCACCGGCTACAAATGAGCAACCCGACGCTCATTCCTGA
- a CDS encoding putative quinol monooxygenase, translated as MSKQLYLIAKFDLKKADKAYPIFKKHAKASRAKVGCLFFYLIRDKDDPSKFATMECWENYSYFEQHVADEEHEKFFGKIKKHFRKDPEVMEADLVMGME; from the coding sequence ATGTCTAAGCAACTTTACCTAATCGCCAAGTTCGATCTCAAGAAGGCCGACAAAGCCTACCCCATCTTCAAGAAGCACGCCAAGGCCAGCCGCGCCAAAGTGGGCTGCCTCTTTTTCTACCTCATCCGCGATAAGGATGACCCGAGCAAGTTTGCAACCATGGAATGCTGGGAGAATTACAGCTACTTCGAGCAGCACGTCGCCGACGAGGAACACGAAAAATTCTTCGGCAAGATCAAAAAGCACTTCCGCAAGGACCCGGAGGTCATGGAAGCGGACCTGGTGATGGGGATGGAATAA
- a CDS encoding energy transducer TonB — translation MKFILFFLASLPCLLFAQEAPADTLAPAALGDTTIYSFADAAARFPTPCERYDTTAQAKTECSDIAVLDYVNQRAGYPEEARRQNISGTAVIAFVVEKEGIISQARILRDPGGGLGISALRAVAEMASNVRWIPAMKDGKPVRYRYTLPIRFKLEAPKPYVLTDRDTVYVEFEQPAKFIGADSTFGNYFNKNISYPSSGEDSCQIGQLDVQLLIKQDGSVTVQDITDYNDLGTDFTFEAINVATNSFRQWKPAEYQGRKVTTAYDISVVFAPQSAACQSTVTNYNSAAAAMNEAQVMVQDTNQLDAGLAKMDLAIAQFPKDGRFRIIRGQTRMDNNLLGGACEDFRVAKRIALIDWYDQVLPLLCRGVEE, via the coding sequence TTGAAATTTATCCTCTTTTTCCTCGCTTCCCTACCCTGCCTCTTGTTTGCGCAGGAGGCTCCGGCGGACACCCTTGCTCCCGCAGCGCTCGGGGATACGACCATTTACTCTTTCGCCGATGCGGCCGCGCGTTTCCCTACCCCCTGTGAGCGTTACGACACGACCGCGCAGGCAAAAACGGAATGTTCGGACATTGCCGTGCTGGATTACGTCAACCAGCGCGCAGGTTACCCCGAGGAGGCGCGTCGACAGAACATTAGTGGCACGGCGGTCATCGCCTTTGTCGTAGAAAAAGAGGGTATCATTTCCCAGGCGCGGATTCTGCGTGACCCGGGTGGTGGCCTCGGTATCAGCGCCCTGCGCGCCGTGGCGGAGATGGCTTCCAATGTCCGCTGGATTCCAGCGATGAAGGATGGTAAACCCGTCCGCTACCGCTACACGCTGCCCATTCGCTTTAAGTTGGAAGCGCCCAAACCTTACGTGCTGACGGACCGGGATACGGTGTACGTCGAGTTCGAGCAGCCCGCAAAATTTATCGGGGCGGATAGCACTTTTGGTAACTACTTCAATAAGAACATCTCCTACCCCAGCTCCGGGGAGGACTCCTGCCAGATCGGTCAATTGGACGTACAGCTGCTCATCAAGCAGGACGGTAGCGTTACCGTACAGGACATTACCGACTATAATGACCTCGGTACTGACTTTACGTTTGAAGCCATCAACGTCGCTACCAATTCCTTCCGCCAGTGGAAGCCCGCCGAGTACCAGGGCCGCAAGGTGACGACGGCTTACGACATCAGCGTCGTCTTTGCGCCCCAATCCGCCGCCTGCCAGTCGACGGTGACCAATTACAACTCCGCCGCGGCGGCTATGAACGAGGCCCAGGTAATGGTGCAGGACACCAATCAGCTCGACGCCGGCCTGGCTAAAATGGACCTGGCCATTGCCCAGTTCCCCAAGGATGGTCGTTTCCGCATCATCCGGGGGCAAACGCGGATGGACAACAACCTGCTGGGTGGCGCCTGCGAAGACTTCCGGGTGGCGAAGAGGATCGCGCTCATCGATTGGTACGATCAGGTTTTGCCCCTCCTTTGCCGCGGCGTCGAGGAGTAA
- a CDS encoding DUF1501 domain-containing protein: MDRRKFLRRSGALSLPLLTGLPGVRAAGSSFLTSLLPRNSDRVLILIQLNGGNDGLNTLIPTDQLGAYQAVRPVTHQATGPLKALTTSLSLHSRMGGMQQLFNEGKMSIIQDVGYPNQNRSHFRSTDIWSTGSDATTELDTGWLARHLDVDFPNFPDGYPNTTQTDPPAISMGNVANATCQGVVTNLSQTVQNPFNLTFLSPGGDTPIPDDAYGDELEFLRISIEQTNEYGTVINNAAVAGTTTATYPEGQLQNQFQNIVRLISGGLRTQVYVATLNGFDTHATQVEGGDSSAGHHGNLLEHLSESIAALQNDLEAQGIADRVMGMTVSEFGRRIKENNSMGTDHGTAAPQFIFGNCVSGTVLGDNPTIDIEVDQDAGVPMQYDFRDVYGSILKDWFEVPEADIRTLLYPGFVYLPIANGCAASLPVDLMDFTATGKQKSIDLAWQTANETNNEGFEVERSMDGQTFSRIGWVPAASSDRSGVRAYELSDQDVTVGPLYYYRLRQRDLDGAFEYSPVKTARLKGSALGEWSVGNPFPNPATAATTVQVYAPVDGRVSFSIFNAAGQRVAGDSTNLLGRRDTRINLGLGRLPAGAYTVRFAFDNGDYRTRKLIIN; this comes from the coding sequence ATGGATCGTAGAAAATTCCTGCGCCGCAGTGGCGCGCTAAGTCTCCCCCTGCTCACCGGCCTTCCCGGCGTACGGGCGGCGGGGTCTTCCTTCCTTACCAGCCTGTTGCCGCGTAATTCGGACCGGGTACTTATCCTTATCCAGCTTAACGGCGGAAACGACGGATTAAATACGCTCATTCCTACTGACCAATTGGGTGCCTACCAAGCCGTTCGGCCCGTTACCCACCAGGCTACTGGTCCGTTGAAAGCGCTTACGACCAGTTTGTCTTTGCACTCCCGGATGGGCGGCATGCAGCAGCTCTTCAATGAGGGAAAGATGAGTATCATTCAGGATGTGGGTTACCCCAATCAGAATCGTAGCCACTTCCGCAGTACCGACATCTGGAGTACCGGATCGGACGCAACAACCGAACTGGATACCGGCTGGCTGGCCCGCCACCTCGATGTGGACTTTCCCAATTTCCCCGATGGTTACCCGAACACTACGCAGACAGATCCTCCGGCCATTTCCATGGGTAACGTAGCCAATGCTACGTGCCAGGGGGTAGTGACCAACCTGAGCCAAACGGTTCAGAACCCCTTCAACCTGACTTTTCTCTCCCCCGGGGGTGATACGCCGATCCCCGACGATGCCTACGGTGATGAATTGGAGTTTCTGCGAATCTCCATCGAGCAAACGAATGAGTACGGTACGGTGATCAACAACGCCGCCGTTGCGGGTACTACCACCGCTACTTACCCCGAGGGGCAGTTACAAAACCAGTTCCAGAACATCGTCCGGCTGATTAGCGGTGGCCTCAGGACTCAGGTTTACGTAGCCACCCTTAATGGTTTTGACACCCACGCTACCCAGGTAGAAGGTGGCGATTCCAGTGCCGGCCACCACGGCAATCTGCTGGAACACTTATCCGAATCCATTGCCGCCCTCCAGAATGACCTCGAAGCCCAGGGCATCGCCGACCGCGTGATGGGTATGACCGTCAGTGAGTTTGGCCGGCGCATCAAGGAGAACAACAGTATGGGCACCGACCACGGTACGGCGGCTCCACAATTCATCTTTGGCAACTGCGTCAGCGGTACCGTACTGGGCGACAACCCCACCATCGATATTGAGGTGGATCAGGATGCCGGCGTCCCCATGCAGTATGACTTCCGTGATGTGTACGGATCCATTCTGAAGGATTGGTTCGAAGTTCCTGAGGCTGATATCCGCACCCTTCTCTACCCTGGCTTTGTGTACCTTCCAATCGCCAATGGCTGTGCGGCTTCCCTACCGGTTGATCTAATGGACTTCACTGCCACCGGTAAGCAGAAGTCAATCGATCTGGCTTGGCAGACGGCGAACGAAACCAATAATGAAGGTTTCGAAGTCGAGCGTAGTATGGATGGTCAAACCTTTAGCCGCATTGGCTGGGTTCCCGCAGCTAGCTCCGATCGGTCGGGCGTGCGCGCTTACGAACTAAGCGATCAGGATGTTACGGTTGGCCCCTTGTACTACTACCGCCTACGGCAACGTGACTTGGACGGTGCTTTTGAATATTCTCCCGTCAAGACCGCGCGGTTGAAGGGGAGTGCCCTTGGTGAGTGGTCCGTCGGAAATCCATTCCCGAACCCGGCGACGGCGGCGACGACCGTTCAGGTATATGCTCCCGTTGATGGCCGCGTCAGCTTCTCTATTTTCAACGCTGCGGGCCAGCGGGTAGCGGGAGACTCCACGAATTTGCTGGGCCGTCGGGATACCAGAATCAACCTTGGGCTCGGCCGGCTACCGGCTGGTGCCTACACCGTACGCTTCGCTTTTGACAACGGTGATTACCGAACCCGGAAGTTGATTATCAATTAA